TGATGACTTTGCCGCGCACACTCTTGAGCAAGCTCAGCTCGAATATGCGGATAAGGTGAGCGCTATCGTCAAACAAGGCGGCTTGCCCATTGGTCTTGGTGGTGGTCATGCCATCGCCTATGGTAGTTTTTTGGGACTATGGCAGGCATTAGAAAATACAAGTGATACCAGTACCGATACCAATATTATTACCAATATTAGTACCACACCGACCATCGGCATCATTAATTTTGATGCGCATCTTGATATTCGTCAGTCGGATGTGGCGACCTCTGGTACACCGTTTCGTCAAATTGCCAAGCATCTTACTGAGCAAAGTCAGCCATTTAACTATTGCTGTATTGGTGTTAGCCGGTTTTCTAACACTGCAGCACTCTTTGATCGTGCTGAGCAATTAGGTGTGCATATCATCAGTGATGAAGATTGCACCAATAAGAAATGGAAAAAAATTGCTGCTCAAATAGCAAGTTTCATCGATAGCGTTGATATTGTTTATTTAACCATTGATATGGATTGCTTGCCATCGAGCGTGGTGCCGGGTGTGAGCGCACCTGCAGCCTTTGGTATTGAGCTGGGTTTCGTTGAACGCGCGGTCAAACTTATTTTATCTTCTGGTAAAGTAAAAATGGCCGACATTGCCGAGATTAATCCCACCTTTGATATTGATGCACGTAGCTGTAAAGTTGCGGCAAGACTATTAGCGACTATTATAGAGCAGCATTTACTGACTCTACAAATAAAGACTTATGAATAAAACTTTAAAGATGAATTTTATATATTCACATGACTATCAGTATTAAGCAGGAGCTTATTATGAACAACTCTAGCGCACAGATACTCGACAAATCTATTAATACTACAGATGATAAAGACATCCTGACATCGTTTGACCACATCATTATCAATGCCAATCTTGCAACGTTTTCCGCCCATTATGGTTTTAATGGTAGCGACCATGTGCCTTACGGGCAACTGGAAGATGCTGCCATCGGTATTATTGATGACAAAATTGCGTGGATTGGCTCTAATAAACAAATAACTGATCACCTGTCTCATTACTCAGCAGGGCAAATAAAAAATGCTCATGGCGGCTGGATAACTCCTGGACTTATCGACTGTCACACTCACATCGTTTATGGTGGCAATCGCAGTAACGAGTTTGAGGCACGTTTGACTGGCGCTAGTTATCAAGACATTGCGGCACAAGGTGGCGGTATCGTCTCAACCGTCACTGCTACCCGCGCTGCCAGTATCGAATCGCTATTTGCACAAAGTGAGAAACGCTTAATAGCACTTATGAAAGAAGGCGTCACCAGTATCGAAATCAAATCGGGCTACGGCTTAGATTTAGACACGGAACGCAAAATGCTCACGGTTGCTCGCCAGCTTGGTGACAAGCACAATATCCATGTGAGCACCACTTATCTAGCAGCGCATGCCCTACCACCTGAATACAAATCTCACATACAGGACCGCTCGGATGACTATATCGAGCAAGTGTGCGAGTGGCTACCAATCTTGCATTCAGAGGGCTTGGTCGATGCGGTCGACGGCTTTTGTGAAAATATTGCCTTTAGCACTGAGCAAATCAGACGCGTTTTTGAGGTGGCACGCTCATTAAACCTACCAGTCAAACTGCACTCTGAGCAATTATCTGACATAGGTGGCAGTGCCTTGGTTGCCGAATATAAAGGGCTATCAAGCGACCATTTAGAGCATTTATCAGAAGACGACATCAAAAAAATGGCGGCCAGTGATACCGTTGCAGTTCTATTGCCCGGTGCATTTTATACCCTGCGGGATACCAAGTTGCCACCCATTGAGGCATTACGCAGACACCAAGTACCTATGGCAGTTTCAACTGATTGTAATCCAGGTACATCACCGCTGACATCGCTACTGTTAGCAATGAATATGGGCTGTACGCTATTTTACTTAACGACTGAAGAGGTACTGGCAGGCTCAACCGTTTATGCAGCACAAGCGCTGGGGCTATCTAATAAAGGTAAA
This region of Psychrobacter sp. JCM 18902 genomic DNA includes:
- the hutI gene encoding imidazolonepropionase, whose product is MNNSSAQILDKSINTTDDKDILTSFDHIIINANLATFSAHYGFNGSDHVPYGQLEDAAIGIIDDKIAWIGSNKQITDHLSHYSAGQIKNAHGGWITPGLIDCHTHIVYGGNRSNEFEARLTGASYQDIAAQGGGIVSTVTATRAASIESLFAQSEKRLIALMKEGVTSIEIKSGYGLDLDTERKMLTVARQLGDKHNIHVSTTYLAAHALPPEYKSHIQDRSDDYIEQVCEWLPILHSEGLVDAVDGFCENIAFSTEQIRRVFEVARSLNLPVKLHSEQLSDIGGSALVAEYKGLSSDHLEHLSEDDIKKMAASDTVAVLLPGAFYTLRDTKLPPIEALRRHQVPMAVSTDCNPGTSPLTSLLLAMNMGCTLFYLTTEEVLAGSTVYAAQALGLSNKGKIEVGCDADLVLWDIARPADLAYQMGLNPINGIMVQGKWRETV
- the hutG gene encoding formimidoylglutamase yields the protein MAITIISTTVSHTAADMTLWTGRAEPFETARARYWYQLAKPYEDQNIGLIGFACDQGVRRNQGRVGARAAPPLIRRAFATLPVIAPLQTRYDNQLATLLGDAGDIYCHDDDDFAAHTLEQAQLEYADKVSAIVKQGGLPIGLGGGHAIAYGSFLGLWQALENTSDTSTDTNIITNISTTPTIGIINFDAHLDIRQSDVATSGTPFRQIAKHLTEQSQPFNYCCIGVSRFSNTAALFDRAEQLGVHIISDEDCTNKKWKKIAAQIASFIDSVDIVYLTIDMDCLPSSVVPGVSAPAAFGIELGFVERAVKLILSSGKVKMADIAEINPTFDIDARSCKVAARLLATIIEQHLLTLQIKTYE